One genomic window of Arachis hypogaea cultivar Tifrunner chromosome 8, arahy.Tifrunner.gnm2.J5K5, whole genome shotgun sequence includes the following:
- the LOC112705427 gene encoding uncharacterized protein: MTFMKPTHQITIRIKFHESIWSESKKVVSFHITLSSNLVFLFFTSQTTPAKGFRSKNQEPSKYSENVNPNSNTTPFSKPLSNPCGSSSSPSPSPVVKKSCSKSQKKPQSSAAKEGVVNSVQKNKIRQRKFVVAKKNKNKKFEGSGGDGDQGSNSTLSFCKCKESNKNNKCLCVAYQNLRKSQEEFFKNKQAQEQEQDQQDGAAEIERVIIEEEQRQQQEAIGEDCGG, translated from the exons atgacTTTTATGAA ACCAACCCACCAAATAACAATTCGGATAAAATTTCACG aaagcataTGGTCTGAGTCAAAGAAAGTGGTTTCCTTTCACATCACTCTCAGTTCCAATCTTGTGTTTCTCTTCTTCACTTCACAAACCACTCCAGCCAAGGGTTTCCGATCAAAGAATCAAGAACCCTCCAAATATTCCGAGAATGTCAACCCTAACAGTAATACCACTCCATTTTCCAAACCCTTATCCAATCCttgtggttcttcttcttctccttctccttcaccTGTTGTGAAGAAATCGTGTTCCAAGTCACAGAAGAAGCCACAATCCTCGGCAGCAAAGGAGGGTGTTGTGAATTCCGTTCAGAAGAACAAGATCAGGCAGAGGAAGTTCGTTGTtgcaaagaagaataagaacaagAAGTTCGAAGGGAGTGGTGGTGATGGTGATCAGGGTTCAAACTCAACGCTGTCGTTTTGTAAGTGCAAAGAGAGCAACAAGAACAACAAGTGTCTCTGTGTGGCTTACCAGAATCTCAGGAAGTCACAGGAAGAGTTCTTCAAGAACAAGCAAGCACAAGAACAAGAGCAAGATCAACAAGATGGAGCTGCTGAGATTGAGAGAGTGATCATTGAAGAAGAACAACgacaacaacaagaagccataGGAGAGGATTGTGGTGGATAG
- the LOC112707823 gene encoding serine/threonine protein phosphatase 2A 57 kDa regulatory subunit B' kappa isoform, with translation MLKQFLSKLPRNKKLDVDLDELSRVDSSSKPSSSMHNLVSPCAAGKNHHNRSHTATGGGGSSSAAKRTSSVFPTSTVSGIEPLVPFKDVPNSEKMNLFVSKLSLCCVTFDFTDPSKNTMEKDVKRRTLIELVEFVASGSVKFTEPAILAMCRMCAFNLFRVFPPNYRSGRSGGSGGGGSGGGENDDDEPSFDPAWPHLQIVYDLLLKFVSSPCVDAKVAKKYIDHSFISKLLELFDSEDPRERDCLKTIMHRVYGKFMVHRPYMRKSINNLFYRFVFETERHNGIAELLEIFGSIISGFALPLKEEHKIFLWRVLIPLHKPKSMGVYFQQLSYCITQFIEKEPKLASTVIRGLLKYWPITNSQKEVMFLGELEEILEVINMVEFQRVMVPLFWRIGCCINSSHFQVAERALFLWNNDHIVNLIAHNRQVILPIIFPALDRNCQGHWNQAVLNLTHNVRKMFVEMDEKLYVSCLTQFKEEEALLSLEAEKRKEAWKQLEKAASLQPVIGNTAVLVSPI, from the exons ATGCTCAAGCaattcctcagcaagcttccacGCAACAAGAAGCTCGACGTGGACTTGGACGAGTTGAGCCGGGTCGACTCATCCTCCAAGCCGAGCTCCTCTATGCACAACCTCGTTTCCCCATGTGCTGCGGGAAAAAACCACCACAACCGGTCCCATACCGCCACTGGTGGTGGTGGCAGCTCCTCCGCCGCGAAGCGCACGTCTTCGGTTTTTCCGACCAGCACCGTTTCGGGGATTGAACCCTTGGTCCCTTTCAAGGATGTCCCAAACTCAGAGAAGATGAACCTCTTTGTTAGCAAGCTCAGCCTCTGTTGTGTCACGTTTGATTTCACTGACCCCAGTAAAAACACCATGGAAAAGGATGTGAAAAGAAGAACTTTGATTGAACTTGTTGAGTTTGTGGCTTCTGGTTCTGTTAAATTCACTGAGCCTGCTATTCTAGCCATGTGTAGAATGTGTGCCTTTAACTTATTCCGTGTTTTTCCACCAAATTACCGGTCCGGCCGGTCGGGTGGCTCTGGTGGTGGAGGCAGTGGTggtggtgagaatgatgatgatgagcccTCTTTTGATCCTGCTTGGCCACACTTGCAAATTGTGTATGATTTGTTGCTTAAGTTTGTTAGTTCTCCTTGCGTTGATGCAAAGGTGGCAAAGAAGTACATTGATCATTCATTCATTTCAAAACTGCTAGAGTTGTTTGATTCGGAGGATCCTAGGGAGAGGGATTGCTTGAAAACCATAATGCATAGGGTTTATGGTAAATTCATGGTGCACAGGCCTTACATGAGAAAGTCTATTAACAATTTGTTCTATAGGTTTGTGTTTGAGACTGAGAGGCACAATGGGATTGCTGAGTTGTTGGAGATCTTTGGGAGTATTATTAGTGGTTTTGCTTTGCCGTTGAAGGAGGAGCATAAGATCTTCCTTTGGAGGGTGTTGATCCCTTTGCACAAGCCAAAATCCATGGGGGTATACTTCCAGCAATTGTCCTATTGCATCACTCAGTTTATCGAGAAGGAGCCAAAGTTGGCGAGCACCGTGATTAGGGGATTGTTGAAGTATTGGCCTATAACCAATAGTCAGAAGGAGGTGATGTTCCTTGGTGAATTGGAGGAAATTTTGGAAGTTATTAACATGGTAGAGTTCCAGAGGGTCATGGTGCCATTGTTTTGGCGAATTGGATGCTGCATTAACAGTTCTCACTTTCAG GTAGCTGAAAGAGCCCTTTTCTTGTGGAACAACGACCACATTGTCAACCTGATCGCTCACAACCGTCAGGTAATCTTGCCGATCATATTTCCAGCGTTAGATAGGAATTGTCAAGGCCATTGGAACCAGGCAGTTCTCAACTTAACTCACAACGTTAGGAAGATGTTTGTGGAGATGGACGAGAAGCTGTACGTCTCCTGCCTCACCCAGTTCAAGGAGGAAGAAGCGCTGCTTAGCTTGGAAGCCGAGAAGCGGAAGGAAGCCTGGAAACAGCTTGAGAAAGCGGCCAGTCTCCAGCCAGTAATTGGAAACACAGCTGTTTTAGTTTCTCCAATTTGA
- the LOC140174749 gene encoding microtubule-destabilizing protein 60-like, producing MADCLSFVTNGSTTTKPEGNCCSGLKSVLKTAPQCLCEAFKSSAQFGVVLNVTKALALPAACKVSAPSASNCGYTCRRSCVSNRTSNGGRRSRRNSLESTSTFGGSRWKKKQQLRVTSQKPFKLRTEERGKVKEEEFVKKIHEMMTEEEKQRIPIAQGLPWTTDEPECLVKPPVKEITQPIDLQLHSDVRAMDRAEFDHQVAEKLSLIEQYKLEKERQQKVLYYYIQITPVLIYH from the exons ATGGCGGATTGCTTGTCCTTCGTCACCAAtggcagcaccaccaccaagccGGAAGGTAACTGCTGCTCCGGGCTCAAATCGGTTCTGAAAACGGCGCCTCAATGTCTGTGTGAAGCCTTCAAGAGCAGCGCTCAGTTCGGCGTCGTTCTCAATGTCACCAAGGCCCTCGCTCTCCCCGCTGCATGCAAAGTCTCCGCCCCTTCCGCTTCCAACTGTGGAT ACACCTGCCGCCGCTCCTG TGTATCTAACAGGACTTCTAATGGAGGTAGAAGAAGCAGAAGAAAT AGTTTGGAATCAACTAGCACCTTTGGGGGAAGCAGgtggaagaagaagcagcagctgaGAGTCACCAGCCAAAAACCATTCAAGCTAAGAACTGAG GAAAGGGGGAAGGTGAAAGAGGAAGAATTTGTGAAGAAGATACATGAAATGATGACAGAGGAAGAGAAGCAAAGGATACCAATAGCCCAAGGGCTTCCATGGACAACAGATGAACCTGAG TGTTTGGTAAAGCCTCCTGTCAAAGAAATCACACAGCCGATTGACCTGCAGCTTCACAGTGATGTGCGGGCAATGGATCGTGCTGAGTTTGATCATCAG GTTGCAGAAAAATTGAGTTTGATAGAGCAGTACAAATTGGAGAAGGAGAGGCAACAAAAGGTACTATATTACTATATTCAGATAACTCCTGTGCTAATCTACCATTGA
- the LOC112707824 gene encoding uncharacterized protein — translation MIDQHNPIAQSFRRVREFHENHLSQMFSLKLFSQRERDRRVYNYPSCDEVAALVVGDFDSSDTGRDVIVKSATGQLQRIYETHALYWPLQYPLLFPYEEDGYQLGIPYRDIQDINVAGRRTRVSMREFICFRLQMREDEDSIIHKSRRLFQQFVVDSFSMIESQRLYEIRKKQSTIRGEVLQGIEEAMRRGDTEASSIGTRVILPSSFTGGKRYMFNNCQDAMAICKHFGYPDLFLTLTCNPNWPEFQRYTNRDQVPIADRPDIACRVFHAKMKCLLNDLKNGVFFGPLNAGMYTIEFQKRGLPHAHILLWLDGRNRLQNIEIVDELICAELPNPMKFPHLYSVVSKYMIHGPCGRVRPTSPCMKDGRCSKFYPKQFVNYTSFDEDGYPIYKRRDIGVTVKSHGVDLDNRFVVPYNPLLLMKYQAHIYLEFCNKSNVIKYLFKYINKGPDRVTATISHSTETTHSFEVVDEIKQYYDCRYLSPCESMWRIFAYEIHHRWPPVQRLRFHLPNQQHVVFDDHDTIGSVLIRNRDLMTMFTAWMMANRTYIEGRTLTYVEFPSKFVYDLQSRRWKPRRRGFSIGRLSFVHPSTGELFYMRMLLNVQRGCTSFRSIRTVNSVLYDTFQEACSAMGFLIDDNEFVLAINEAAELSSGAQLRKFFVSLLISGSVSRPVLVWNQTWKYLSDDIIYYRRSELHFPGITMTDEELQTFCLIEIEKLLQANGKSLRDFAGMPLPNVNLVSQFSNSLVLRELEYDISVMLEEHDSNFPKLNEEQKSIYDRIIHCVTNKEHGLFFIYGFGGTEKTFLYRLLSAKLCSQRRIVINVASSGIASLLLPGGKTAHSMFGIPIELNEDTICRIPKDSPKADLIRLAELIIWDEAPMTNKLAFEALDRSFRDIMTSISVSNKDLPFGGKIIVLGGDFRQVLPVIPKASRAEIVMTSINSSILWKHFEVLTLTKNMRLESATNQSNLEELKRFSDWILQIGEGRIGTIINEKLLVQIPNEFLIFPSDNPIDDIINAIYPDIVRNFDDTGFFQDRAILAPTVEIVEEINDHIVQLLPGTEKEYLSADSICGSDAYCDVDVDWINIEFLNQIKCSGLPNHSLKLKKCVPIILLRNIDPAGGLCNGTRLIVRDLGTNVIGAEIVSGSHIGDKVFIPRMNLIPSDAGIPFKFQRRQFPINLCFAMTINKSQGQTLSSVGLFLRRPVFSHGQLYVAISRVKSKDGLRILVSGEKNDDSTLTLNVVFKEIFDKIL, via the exons ATGATTGATCAACATAATCCCATAGCACAATCATTTAGAAGAGTGAGGGAATTCCATGAGAATCACCTGTCTCAGATGTTTTCTTTGAAATTGTTTAGTCAAAGAGAACGTGATCGAAGAGTTTATAATTATCCTTCGTGCGATGAAGTTGCTGCTTTGGTTGTTGGTGATTTTGATTCTTCTGATACTGGTCGTGATGTCATTGTTAAATCTGCAACTGGCCAACTTCAAAGAATATATGAGACACATGCTTTATACTGGCCATTGCAATATCCCTTGCTTTTTCCTTACGAGGAAGATGGTTATCAATTGGGTATTCCTTATCGAGATATTCAAGATATAAATGTTGCAGGGAGAAGGACTAGAGTATCCATGCGAGAATTTATCTGTTTTCGTTTGCAAATGAGAGAGGATGAGGATAGCATTATTCATAAGTCTAGAAGATTGTTCCAACAGTTTGTTGTTGATTCATTCTCTATGATTGAGTCACAGAGGCTTTATGAAATCAGGAAAAAACAGAGCACAATTAGAGGAGAAGTCTTACAAGGTATTGAAGAAGCTATGCGACGCGGTGATACTGAAGCATCATCAATTGGTACTCGAGTGATTTTGCCTTCTTCCTTCACTGGTGGTAAACGTTACATGTTTAATAATTGCCAAGATGCTATGGCTATTTGTAAGCATTTTGGGTATCCAGATCTATTTCTTACCCTTACTTGCAATCCTAACTGGCCTGAGTTTCAAAGATATACTAATCGTGATCAAGTTCCAATTGCTGATCGGCCAGACATTGCTTGCCGAGTCTTTCATGCTAAGATGAAGTGTCTTCTTAATGATCTTAAGAATGGTGTTTTTTTTGGTCCTCTTAATGCAG gtaTGTATACAATTGAGTTTCAAAAAAGAGGTTTGCCACATGCACATATTCTACTTTGGCTTGATGGAAGGAATAGATTGCAGAATATTGAAATTGTTGATGAGTTGATTTGTGCAGAACTTCCTAATCCTATGAAGTTTCCACATTTGTATAGTGTGGTTAGTAAATACATGATTCATGGCCCTTGTGGTAGGGTAAGACCAACTTCTCCATGCATGAAAGATGGAAGATGCTCCAAGTTTTATCCGAAGCAGTTTGTTAATTATACGAGTTTTGATGAAGATGGTTATCCTATTTACAAGCGTCGAGATATTGGTGTTACAGTTAAAAGTCATGGTGTTGATCTTGATAATAGATTTGTTGTTCCATATAATCCATTATTGTTGATGAAGTACCAGGCTCATATTTATTTGGAATTTTGCAATAAGTCAAATGTTATAAAGTATCTTTTCAAGTACATTAACAAGGGTCCAGATCGTGTAACTGCAACTATTAGTCATTCAACTGAGACAACTCATTCTTTTGAAGTGGTTGATGAGATCAAACAGTATTATGATTGTCGGTATCTTTCACCTTGTGAATCTATGTGGAGAATTTTTGCATATGAAATTCATCATAGATGGCCACCTGTGCAAAGACTCAGATTTCATTTACCTAATCAGCAGCATGTTGTGTTCGATGATCATGATACTATTGGCTCTGTTTTAATAAGAAATAGAGATTTGATGACAATGTTTACTGCTTGGATGATGGCTAATCGAACATATATTGAAGGACGAACACTAACATATGTTGAGTTCCCAAGTAAATTCGTTTATGATTTACAATCTCGACGGTGGAAACCAAGAAGAAGGGGATTTTCTATAGGAAGATTAAGTTTTGTTCATCCTTCAACTGGTGAGCTGTTCTATATGCGTATGCTTCTCAATGTGCAAAGAGGATGCACCAGTTTTCGAAGTATAAGGACTGTCAATTCTGTTTTATATGATACATTCCAAGAGGCATGTTCTGCCATGGGATTTTTAATAGATGATAATGAGTTTGTCTTGGCCATTAATGAAGCGGCTGAGTTATCTTCTGGCGCCCAATTGAGAAAATTTTTTGTTTCATTGTTAATATCTGGTTCTGTCTCTAGGCCCGTTTTAGTTTGGAATCAAACTTGGAAATATTTATCTGATGATATCATTTATTACAGGCGAAGTGAGCTTCATTTTCCAG GAATAACAATGACTGACGAAGAGTTACAAACATTTTGTCTAATAGAGATAGAGAAATTGCTACAGGCCAATGGAAAATCATTAAGAGATTTTGCTGGTATGCCGCTTCCTAATGTTAATTTGGTCTCACAATTTAGTAATTCTTTGGTGTTGCGTGAATTAGAATATGACATTTCTGTGATGCTTGAAGAACACGATTCAAATTTTCCAAAGTTGAATGAAGAACAGAAGTCAATCTATGATAGGATTATACATTGTGTTACTAACAAGGAACACGGGTTGTTTTTCATTTATGGGTTTGGTGGGACTGAAAAAACTTTTTTGTATAGACTCTTATCTGCCAAATTGTGTTCTCAAAGAAGAATTGTTATTAATGTTGCTTCAAGTGGAATTGCTTCATTATTGTTACCTGGTGGTAAGACAGCTCATTCTATGTTTGGTATCCCAATTGAATTGAATGAAGATACTATTTGTAGAATTCCGAAAGATAGTCCTAAGGCTGATTTAATTCGACTTGCTGAGCTAATTATTTGGGATGAGGCTCCAATGACTAACAAGTTGGCATTTGAAGCTTTAGACAGAAGTTTTCGAGACATAATGACGTCGATTTCAGTGTCTAACAAAGATCTACCTTTTGGAGGAAAAATCATTGTTCTTGGAGGTGATTTTCGACAGGTTTTACCTGTTATTCCTAAAGCTTCTCGTGCTGAGATTGTTATGACATCAATCAATTCTTCAATTCTTTGGAAGCACTTTGAAGTGTTAACGTTGACAAAAAATATGCGGTTAGAAAGTGCTACAAATCAATCAAATCTGGAAGAATTGAAAAGGTTTTCCGATTGGATTCTTCAGATTGGAGAAGGGCGTATTGGGACAATAATTAACGAAAAGCTTTTAGTTCAAATTCCAAATGAGTTTCTGATTTTTCCTTCTGATAATCCAATTGATGATATTATAAATGCAATTTATCCTGACATAGTTAGAAACTTTGATGATACTGGTTTTTTCCAAGACAGAGCCATATTAGCTCCAACAGTAGAGATTGTTGAAGAAATCAATGATCACATTGTTCAATTGCTACCTGGGACAGAAAAAGAGTATCTAAGTGCTGATTCTATATGTGGTAGTGATGCTTATTGTGACGTTGATGTTGATTGGATAAATATTGAgtttttgaatcaaataaaatgtTCAGGGTTACCGAATCActcattgaaattgaagaaatgtGTGCCTATTATTTTGTTGAGAAATATTGATCCAGCTGGTGGCTTATGCAATGGTACTCGCCTTATTGTTAGAGATCTAGGAACAAATGTGATTGGAGCTGAGATTGTCTCAGGGAGTCACATTGGAGATAAAGTTTTCATTCCTCGGATGAATTTAATTCCGAGTGACGCTGGGATACCTTTCAAATTTCAACGGAGACAATTTCCTATAAACTTGTGCTTTGCAATGACTATCAATAAGAGTCAAGGTCAAACTCTATCCAGTGTTGGACTGTTCTTGCGTCGACCGGTATTTTCTCATGGTCAACTCTATGTCGCTATTTCTCGAGTGAAGAGCAAAGATGGTTTAAGAATTTTGGTATCTGGCGAGAAAAATGATGATTCTACTTTAACTCTTAATGTCGTATTTAAAGAAATATTTgataagattttataa
- the LOC112707826 gene encoding cyclin-A2-1 isoform X2 — MNKANKAASAKDEERPHRITRARAKVLGSVGGIPPYSRPSFKNEQKHVLRGSFTRTGSDENKTSVVVDPLDKRKQVLNDVTNICSNASTFQARRVNKKKNTKLASNVSFEVSTSQGDVRAKLTKEVSTIRMVESHDTTGEHCMSNSIREHGIADNVLSVQDTAKSDGPSSPNKDIDMICEKLGASDCLAIVDIDSEIKDPEVWSSYAPEIYNNIRVTELSRRPISNYMGELQQDISPTMRGILIDWLVEVTEEYNLVPDTLYLTVNLIDRYLSAKLMQKQRLQLLGVTCMLIASKYEEICAPRVEEFCFITDNTYTKEEVLKMESEVLNILHFHLSVPTTKTFLRRFIQAAQSSYKVPHIELEFLANYLAELTLVEYSFLQFLPSLIAASAVFLARWTLNQSEHPWICSSTPKPVP; from the exons ATGAACAAAGCAAATAAAGCAGCCAGTGCCAAAGACGAAGAGCGTCCACATCGAATCACAAGAGCGAGGGCTAAGGTCTTAGGATCAGTTGGAGGGATACCACCCTACTCAAGACCATCATTTAAAAATGAGCAGAAACATGTACTTAGAGGAAGTTTCACAAGAACAGGTTCTGATGAGAACAAAACTTCTGTAGTTGTTGATCCCCTGGATAAGAGAAAACAAGTGCTTAATGATGTAACTAACATCTGTAGTAATGCTTCAACATTTCAG GCAAGAAGAGTTAAtaagaagaaaaacacaaaactggCTTCAAATGTCTCGTTTGAAGTTTCAACATCACAAGGGGATGTTAGAGCAAAGTTAACTAAAGAAGTATCCACAATAAGGATGGTAGAATCACATGACACCACTGGTGAACATTGTATGTCCAATAGCATAAGAGAACATGGTATAGCAGACAACGTGCTTTCGGTGCAAGACACTGCGAAATCTGATGGTCCGAGCTCTCCAAATAAAG ACATAGATATGATTTGTGAGAAACTAGGAGCATCAGATTGCTTGGCCATTGTGGACATTGATTCCGAGATAAAGGATCCTGAAGTTTGGAGTTCTTATGCACCTGAAATATACAATAATATTCGTGTCACAGAG CTCTCAAGAAGACCAATATCGAATTACATGGGAGAGTTGCAGCAAGATATCAGTCCTACCATGAGGGGAATTTTGATTGATTGGCTTGTGGAG GTTACCGAGGAATATAACTTGGTTCCAGACACACTTTACCTTACAGTAAACCTCATTGATAGGTATCTCTCAGCAAAATTGATGCAGAAACAAAGACTCCAGTTGCTTGGTGTTACTTGCATGCTCATTGCATC AAAGTATGAAGAGATTTGTGCTCCTAGAGTGGAGGAATTTTGCTTCATCACAGATAACACTTACACAAAAGAAGAG GTATTGAAAATGGAGAGTGAAGTTCTAAACATTTTGCATTTTCATTTATCTGTTCCAACAACCAAAACATTTCTGAG GAGATTCATCCAAGCAGCACAATCTTCATACAAG GTTCCTCACATCGAATTGGAATTCCTGGCAAATTATTTAGCAGAGCTTACCCTTGTTGAGTACAGTTTCTTGCAGTTTCTACCTTCCCTTATAGCTGCATCTGCTGTGTTCCTTGCAAGATGGACTTTAAACCAATCAGAACATCCATGG ATTTGCAGCTCAACACCAAAGCCAGTTCCTTGA
- the LOC112707826 gene encoding cyclin-A2-1 isoform X1 → MNKANKAASAKDEERPHRITRARAKVLGSVGGIPPYSRPSFKNEQKHVLRGSFTRTGSDENKTSVVVDPLDKRKQVLNDVTNICSNASTFQARRVNKKKNTKLASNVSFEVSTSQGDVRAKLTKEVSTIRMVESHDTTGEHCMSNSIREHGIADNVLSVQDTAKSDGPSSPNKDIDMICEKLGASDCLAIVDIDSEIKDPEVWSSYAPEIYNNIRVTELSRRPISNYMGELQQDISPTMRGILIDWLVEVTEEYNLVPDTLYLTVNLIDRYLSAKLMQKQRLQLLGVTCMLIASKYEEICAPRVEEFCFITDNTYTKEEVLKMESEVLNILHFHLSVPTTKTFLRRFIQAAQSSYKVPHIELEFLANYLAELTLVEYSFLQFLPSLIAASAVFLARWTLNQSEHPWNLTLEYYTNYKASELETVVLALVDLQLNTKASSLNAIREKYKQHKFNCVATLSPNPKPVQSLFQVSSVN, encoded by the exons ATGAACAAAGCAAATAAAGCAGCCAGTGCCAAAGACGAAGAGCGTCCACATCGAATCACAAGAGCGAGGGCTAAGGTCTTAGGATCAGTTGGAGGGATACCACCCTACTCAAGACCATCATTTAAAAATGAGCAGAAACATGTACTTAGAGGAAGTTTCACAAGAACAGGTTCTGATGAGAACAAAACTTCTGTAGTTGTTGATCCCCTGGATAAGAGAAAACAAGTGCTTAATGATGTAACTAACATCTGTAGTAATGCTTCAACATTTCAG GCAAGAAGAGTTAAtaagaagaaaaacacaaaactggCTTCAAATGTCTCGTTTGAAGTTTCAACATCACAAGGGGATGTTAGAGCAAAGTTAACTAAAGAAGTATCCACAATAAGGATGGTAGAATCACATGACACCACTGGTGAACATTGTATGTCCAATAGCATAAGAGAACATGGTATAGCAGACAACGTGCTTTCGGTGCAAGACACTGCGAAATCTGATGGTCCGAGCTCTCCAAATAAAG ACATAGATATGATTTGTGAGAAACTAGGAGCATCAGATTGCTTGGCCATTGTGGACATTGATTCCGAGATAAAGGATCCTGAAGTTTGGAGTTCTTATGCACCTGAAATATACAATAATATTCGTGTCACAGAG CTCTCAAGAAGACCAATATCGAATTACATGGGAGAGTTGCAGCAAGATATCAGTCCTACCATGAGGGGAATTTTGATTGATTGGCTTGTGGAG GTTACCGAGGAATATAACTTGGTTCCAGACACACTTTACCTTACAGTAAACCTCATTGATAGGTATCTCTCAGCAAAATTGATGCAGAAACAAAGACTCCAGTTGCTTGGTGTTACTTGCATGCTCATTGCATC AAAGTATGAAGAGATTTGTGCTCCTAGAGTGGAGGAATTTTGCTTCATCACAGATAACACTTACACAAAAGAAGAG GTATTGAAAATGGAGAGTGAAGTTCTAAACATTTTGCATTTTCATTTATCTGTTCCAACAACCAAAACATTTCTGAG GAGATTCATCCAAGCAGCACAATCTTCATACAAG GTTCCTCACATCGAATTGGAATTCCTGGCAAATTATTTAGCAGAGCTTACCCTTGTTGAGTACAGTTTCTTGCAGTTTCTACCTTCCCTTATAGCTGCATCTGCTGTGTTCCTTGCAAGATGGACTTTAAACCAATCAGAACATCCATGG AATCTAACTCTGGAGTACTATACAAACTACAAAGCCTCAGAGCTTGAAACTGTTGTTCTTGCACTTGTAGATTTGCAGCTCAACACCAAAGCCAGTTCCTTGAATGCTATACGTGAAAAGTATAAACAACATAAG TTCAATTGTGTGGCAACACTGTCTCCAAATCCAAAACCAGTGCAATCGCTCTTCCAAGTTTCAAGTGTAAATTAA